The proteins below are encoded in one region of Shewanella algae:
- a CDS encoding precorrin-2 dehydrogenase/sirohydrochlorin ferrochelatase family protein produces MQYFPLFVDTSRIRVLLVGAGEVASRKLDLLARTEAEIHVVAPKVSAEVEAYAASGRIWLSRRCAEERDLAERELVYLATADSHLNQTLASKARELGVWVNVVDTPSECDFITPSIVDRGRLVMAISTAGAAPVFARDLRAKLETLLPPSLSPLLDFIAEHREEVQQRLPSVDARRRFWEHFFKLNGDRFDASTRENFELSFALGEAQGELLLLADDCHLQLLPLAAMPMLQRIDSLITDAAPTAELLELIRRDASRTAPMADSGLLASYQAGMRMLRLADANEVARLKAAFPFAKHLRPGAI; encoded by the coding sequence ATGCAATATTTTCCCCTTTTTGTTGATACATCGCGGATAAGAGTGCTGCTGGTCGGTGCCGGTGAAGTGGCCAGCCGCAAACTGGATCTCTTGGCCAGAACCGAAGCCGAAATTCACGTTGTGGCGCCCAAGGTGAGCGCCGAGGTGGAAGCCTATGCGGCCAGCGGCCGAATTTGGCTGTCGCGCCGATGCGCAGAGGAGCGGGATCTTGCCGAGCGAGAGCTGGTTTATCTGGCTACAGCCGACAGTCATCTGAACCAAACCCTGGCGTCCAAGGCACGCGAGCTTGGCGTATGGGTCAATGTGGTCGACACCCCATCCGAGTGTGATTTTATCACCCCCTCAATCGTCGATAGAGGGCGACTGGTAATGGCTATCAGCACAGCAGGCGCCGCGCCTGTGTTTGCAAGAGACTTGCGAGCCAAACTTGAAACTCTGCTGCCGCCAAGCCTCAGCCCTTTGCTGGATTTTATCGCCGAGCACAGAGAGGAAGTGCAGCAGCGCCTGCCTTCGGTGGATGCCAGGCGGCGCTTCTGGGAGCATTTCTTTAAGCTCAATGGTGACAGGTTTGACGCCAGCACCCGGGAGAATTTCGAGTTGAGCTTTGCCTTAGGTGAAGCCCAAGGGGAGTTACTGCTGTTGGCAGATGATTGTCATCTGCAGTTGTTGCCGCTGGCCGCGATGCCTATGCTGCAGCGGATAGACAGCCTGATAACAGATGCCGCCCCTACGGCTGAGTTGCTGGAGCTTATCCGCCGGGACGCGTCACGTACTGCGCCCATGGCAGACAGCGGCCTGTTGGCATCCTATCAAGCCGGTATGCGGATGTTGCGTCTTGCCGACGCAAACGAAGTCGCCAGGCTCAAGGCGGCGTTTCCGTTCGCCAAACATTTGCGCCCCGGCGCTATTTAA
- a CDS encoding sensor histidine kinase has translation MSLILLLTQQMSLYLVIVYLVSKTPLFKLFTEASTRLPHKIFLYLVFSGFCIMATYFGEQTHGAIANTRAMGAVLGGLLGGPTTGLLVGLTGGLHRYSLGGFTDLACAVSTTLEGLSAGMISYYLRRQGKAELVFNPILVCLITFYAEMMQMSIILLLAEPFDEAWDLVRQIAPPMLLVNSIGAALFMSMVRDQKTMFDKLSSSFSTKALKIAERSVGLLSSGFNEETSTQVAKIVIEETSVGAVAITDREKLLAFIGIGADHHLPGTLISSQITLDAIQQNKVMFADGVEVPYACSISPGCKLGSSLVIPLRSDNEVIGTIKLYEPKNKLFLNINRTLGEGIARLLSNQILYGRFEQQQNLLTQAELKLLQAQVNPHFLFNALNTIGAIIRRDPPMARTLLQQLSQFLRINLKRTAGLVTLGDELEHIEAYLTIEKARFIDKLEVDIAIPESLLAIRVPAFTLQPIIENAVKHGTSHLIDTGRIQVEGRRTDDRLILEVTDNAGLYQPAEESDGLGMNLVHKRIQNLFGTDYGVSVECRCDSYTRVSIHLPITETAL, from the coding sequence ATGTCCCTTATTCTATTGCTGACACAACAGATGAGCCTGTATTTGGTGATTGTTTATCTGGTCAGCAAGACCCCTTTGTTCAAGCTGTTTACTGAGGCATCGACCCGGCTGCCCCATAAGATCTTTCTCTATCTGGTATTTTCCGGCTTTTGCATCATGGCCACTTACTTTGGTGAGCAGACCCATGGTGCCATCGCCAATACCCGCGCCATGGGCGCCGTACTCGGTGGCCTGCTCGGCGGCCCGACAACAGGTTTGCTGGTCGGCCTGACAGGAGGTTTACACAGGTATAGCTTGGGTGGTTTTACCGATCTGGCCTGCGCGGTTTCCACCACCCTGGAAGGTTTATCCGCCGGGATGATCAGCTATTATCTGCGCCGTCAGGGCAAGGCCGAGTTGGTATTCAATCCCATTCTGGTGTGTCTTATCACCTTTTATGCCGAGATGATGCAGATGAGCATTATCCTGCTACTGGCAGAGCCTTTTGATGAAGCCTGGGATTTGGTGCGTCAAATAGCCCCGCCCATGTTGCTGGTCAACTCCATAGGCGCAGCCCTGTTTATGAGCATGGTGCGGGACCAAAAAACCATGTTCGATAAACTCTCGTCCAGTTTCTCTACCAAGGCGCTGAAAATCGCCGAGCGCAGTGTGGGCCTCTTGAGCTCCGGCTTCAACGAGGAAACCAGCACCCAGGTTGCCAAGATAGTCATAGAGGAAACCAGTGTCGGCGCCGTGGCCATCACAGACAGGGAAAAACTCTTGGCCTTTATCGGCATAGGAGCCGATCACCACTTGCCCGGCACCCTGATATCGTCCCAAATAACCCTGGATGCCATACAGCAGAATAAGGTGATGTTTGCCGACGGAGTAGAGGTTCCCTATGCCTGCTCCATCTCCCCCGGTTGTAAATTAGGCTCCAGTTTGGTGATCCCGCTTCGCAGCGACAACGAGGTCATAGGGACCATTAAACTGTATGAACCCAAGAACAAGCTGTTTCTCAATATCAACCGTACTCTGGGGGAAGGTATCGCCCGCCTGCTGTCGAATCAGATTCTCTACGGCCGTTTCGAGCAGCAGCAAAACCTGCTGACCCAGGCCGAGCTCAAACTGTTGCAAGCTCAGGTCAACCCGCATTTCCTGTTCAACGCGCTCAATACCATAGGGGCTATCATTCGTCGCGATCCGCCCATGGCCAGAACCTTGCTGCAACAGCTGAGTCAGTTTTTACGGATTAACCTCAAGCGTACTGCCGGCCTGGTGACCCTGGGAGATGAGCTTGAGCATATCGAAGCCTATCTCACCATAGAAAAAGCCCGTTTCATTGACAAGCTTGAGGTAGATATTGCCATTCCCGAATCTCTACTGGCGATCAGAGTGCCGGCCTTTACCCTGCAACCCATCATAGAAAACGCGGTCAAACACGGCACTTCGCATCTGATAGACACTGGCCGTATTCAGGTAGAAGGCCGCCGCACCGATGACAGACTCATACTGGAAGTCACGGATAATGCAGGGCTCTATCAACCCGCCGAAGAATCCGACGGCCTGGGGATGAACCTGGTGCACAAAAGAATACAGAATCTCTTCGGCACAGATTACGGTGTCAGTGTCGAATGCCGGTGCGACAGTTACACTAGAGTCAGCATACATTTACCCATAACGGAAACAGCCCTGTGA
- a CDS encoding putative signal transducing protein, with amino-acid sequence MEERKVMVAGGNLLQAHTWKGMLETSGLRVELRGEALLGGVGELPVDMQTVELWVPESQQEQAQSQLASLNADRPQWQCLQCHEFNDASFELCWQCSAERSECHN; translated from the coding sequence ATGGAAGAACGAAAAGTCATGGTAGCCGGTGGTAATCTGCTGCAGGCTCATACCTGGAAGGGAATGCTTGAGACCTCAGGATTGAGGGTCGAACTGCGTGGTGAAGCTCTGCTGGGCGGTGTGGGAGAGTTGCCGGTTGATATGCAAACCGTTGAACTTTGGGTCCCGGAATCTCAGCAGGAGCAGGCTCAATCGCAGCTGGCCAGTCTCAATGCCGATAGACCCCAGTGGCAGTGCCTGCAATGTCATGAATTCAACGATGCCAGTTTTGAGCTCTGTTGGCAGTGCAGCGCCGAACGCAGCGAGTGCCATAATTAA
- a CDS encoding NnrS family protein, which produces MLNIDEPANKQFPLALFRLGFRPFFLGASLFGLLSLLLWGALLSGQVPLTPHANPLWWHGHEMLFGFTGAVIAGFLLTAVQNWTGVPGIRGWPLLLLWCLWLAPRLLLLDAGIAPFTLVMLLDLAFFPVTALLLGLAVIRVKQWRNLVFVPLLLLLFGANLLSYLGLEQPGLAQKALQAAALLVVLLVALLGGRVIPFFTERATDFNRKAPNPLLEALSFASLPLMLISLFLPYPWLTQALSLLAGVSLLLRWARWGWRASLKVPLLWSLHLSYLFIPLGLLIIGVSGQMMLGFHALTVGGMGGMILAMMARVSLGHSGRPLQIAWPMIPAFGLILLAAILRVTAAIVPQVSQILLMGAILCWLMAFATFVLLYAPILCRARLDGRPG; this is translated from the coding sequence ATCCTCAACATCGATGAACCGGCCAACAAGCAGTTTCCGCTGGCGCTCTTCCGTTTGGGCTTCAGACCTTTTTTTCTCGGCGCCAGCCTGTTCGGCTTGTTATCACTCTTACTTTGGGGAGCGTTACTCAGTGGTCAAGTACCACTGACGCCCCACGCCAACCCTCTGTGGTGGCATGGTCACGAAATGCTGTTCGGCTTCACAGGCGCTGTTATCGCGGGCTTTTTGTTAACAGCAGTTCAAAACTGGACAGGGGTTCCAGGTATAAGAGGCTGGCCATTGCTGCTGCTCTGGTGTCTATGGCTGGCTCCCAGACTACTCTTGCTCGATGCCGGCATAGCCCCTTTTACTTTGGTCATGCTGCTGGATCTGGCATTTTTCCCAGTCACGGCGCTGTTGCTCGGTTTAGCCGTTATTCGGGTCAAACAGTGGCGCAACCTGGTGTTTGTGCCTCTGCTGCTATTGCTCTTCGGTGCCAACCTCCTCTCTTATCTCGGCCTTGAACAGCCCGGATTGGCACAAAAAGCACTGCAAGCCGCAGCGCTGCTGGTCGTTCTCCTGGTGGCCCTGCTGGGTGGCAGGGTGATCCCCTTCTTTACCGAGCGCGCCACCGACTTTAACCGCAAGGCGCCAAACCCTTTACTCGAAGCGCTCAGCTTCGCCTCCTTACCCCTGATGCTTATCAGTCTATTTTTACCCTACCCTTGGCTAACACAAGCATTGTCCTTGCTGGCAGGTGTCTCATTGCTACTGCGCTGGGCGCGTTGGGGCTGGCGCGCCAGTCTCAAGGTACCACTGTTGTGGTCACTGCATTTAAGTTATTTGTTTATTCCGCTCGGACTGTTGATTATCGGTGTCAGTGGCCAGATGATGTTGGGGTTTCATGCCCTGACCGTTGGCGGTATGGGCGGAATGATCCTGGCTATGATGGCGAGGGTATCTTTGGGGCATTCCGGCAGACCGCTGCAGATTGCCTGGCCCATGATACCCGCCTTTGGCTTGATATTACTGGCTGCAATATTGCGGGTTACGGCAGCTATTGTGCCCCAGGTAAGTCAAATCTTGCTGATGGGCGCGATTCTCTGCTGGCTGATGGCATTTGCCACTTTTGTTTTGCTTTACGCACCAATCCTTTGCCGAGCGAGGCTAGATGGCCGCCCCGGTTAA
- a CDS encoding carbon starvation protein A, which produces MMWFLLCVGLLIGGYFIYGTFVEKIFGINNKRQTPAYAQTDGVDYVPMSKGKVYLIQLLNIAGVGPIFGPILGALYGPAAMLWIVIGCIFAGAVHDYFSGMLSVRNGGQSVPNLAGKYLGKGAKNFMNIFAIILLLLVGVVFISAPAGLLGKLTGGSVGLFVGIIFVYYLIATIVPVDKIIGRLYPFFGALLLFMSVGLTIAIVLSSEHTLLPGFEAGDFLQNLNPDNAPLWPALFITIACGAVSGFHATQSPLMARCVENESNGRFVFYGAMIGEGIIALIWCAVALSFFDGVEGLKAGMDGNPANVVYGASTGLLGAVGGFMAVLGVIILPITSGDTAFRSARLILSEYFNMPQTEMPKRLMLAIPLFIIGAILTQVDFGVIWRYFGVANQATAVMMLWTASAYLLRHNKLHWICTIPAMFMTTVVISFLLNSSTLGAGLPMTVSTISGIVVTLLVTALVIIKAKGRNEVDEVIPEEG; this is translated from the coding sequence ATGATGTGGTTTTTGCTGTGTGTCGGTCTGTTGATCGGCGGCTACTTCATCTACGGTACTTTTGTAGAAAAAATATTCGGGATTAACAATAAAAGACAAACACCCGCCTACGCCCAAACAGATGGTGTCGACTATGTGCCCATGTCCAAGGGCAAAGTCTACCTTATCCAACTGCTGAACATAGCCGGTGTGGGCCCTATTTTCGGCCCTATTCTGGGGGCCCTTTACGGCCCGGCGGCCATGTTGTGGATTGTTATCGGCTGTATCTTTGCCGGTGCCGTGCATGACTACTTCTCCGGCATGCTGTCGGTACGTAACGGCGGTCAGTCAGTGCCTAACCTGGCGGGTAAATACCTTGGCAAAGGCGCCAAGAATTTTATGAACATCTTCGCCATCATACTGCTGTTGTTGGTGGGTGTGGTGTTTATCTCAGCTCCGGCCGGCTTGCTCGGTAAACTCACCGGCGGCAGCGTCGGCCTGTTTGTCGGCATCATCTTTGTTTACTACCTGATTGCCACCATAGTGCCGGTAGACAAAATCATAGGTCGCCTTTATCCCTTCTTCGGCGCCTTGCTGCTGTTCATGTCTGTCGGTTTGACCATAGCCATAGTGCTGTCCAGTGAGCATACTCTGCTGCCGGGCTTTGAAGCCGGTGACTTCCTGCAGAACTTGAATCCGGACAATGCCCCACTGTGGCCGGCGCTCTTCATCACCATCGCCTGTGGTGCCGTTTCAGGTTTCCATGCAACCCAGTCTCCCTTGATGGCCCGCTGTGTTGAAAATGAATCCAATGGCCGCTTCGTGTTCTACGGCGCCATGATAGGCGAAGGTATCATTGCCCTTATCTGGTGTGCGGTGGCCCTGTCTTTCTTCGACGGCGTCGAAGGGCTTAAAGCCGGTATGGACGGCAACCCTGCCAACGTGGTTTACGGTGCTTCAACCGGTCTTCTCGGTGCTGTCGGTGGTTTTATGGCGGTGCTTGGAGTCATCATTCTGCCTATCACTTCCGGCGATACCGCCTTCCGCTCTGCCAGGCTGATCTTGTCTGAGTACTTCAATATGCCTCAGACAGAGATGCCCAAGCGATTGATGCTAGCAATTCCGCTGTTCATCATAGGGGCGATACTGACTCAGGTAGACTTCGGTGTAATTTGGCGCTACTTCGGGGTCGCCAACCAGGCAACAGCGGTAATGATGCTGTGGACAGCCTCGGCCTACCTGCTGCGTCACAACAAGCTGCACTGGATCTGTACCATTCCGGCAATGTTTATGACCACGGTAGTGATAAGCTTCCTGCTCAACTCCAGTACCCTGGGTGCCGGTCTGCCAATGACAGTATCCACCATCAGCGGCATAGTGGTGACCCTGCTGGTAACCGCCCTGGTGATAATAAAGGCCAAAGGCCGTAACGAGGTCGATGAGGTGATCCCTGAAGAGGGTTAA
- a CDS encoding AAA family ATPase, producing the protein MILLVGGEKGGSGKSCLAQNLAVHITQKYQANVLMVDCDPQRTTSDWIQARNNDPSLPAINCIQLYGKIRNDLLSLDERFDYVIVDCGGQDNLAMRAAMSVASYVVIPLRPKRRDLKTLPHMEDMLSTCKMVNPKMVATIVLTQCPALPSQFKRILEAKDVVNSFGLRVLDSVTFSRNIYDDSEEKGSSVIEIEPDGKAAEEIRNIADELLAIPPENSYELN; encoded by the coding sequence ATGATACTGCTCGTAGGTGGGGAGAAAGGTGGTAGTGGCAAGAGCTGCCTGGCCCAGAATTTGGCTGTACACATTACCCAGAAATATCAGGCCAATGTACTGATGGTCGACTGTGACCCACAGCGCACCACATCCGACTGGATCCAGGCCCGTAACAATGACCCTTCCCTGCCGGCCATCAACTGTATTCAGCTCTACGGCAAGATCCGCAACGATCTCCTGAGTCTCGATGAACGTTTCGACTATGTGATAGTCGACTGTGGCGGTCAGGACAACCTGGCAATGCGCGCCGCCATGTCGGTTGCCAGCTATGTGGTGATCCCCTTGAGGCCCAAGCGGCGCGATTTGAAGACCTTGCCGCATATGGAAGATATGCTCAGCACCTGTAAGATGGTCAATCCCAAGATGGTGGCGACAATTGTACTGACCCAATGCCCGGCCCTGCCCTCACAGTTCAAACGCATTCTTGAAGCCAAGGATGTGGTCAACTCATTCGGTCTCAGGGTGCTGGATTCAGTGACCTTCAGCCGTAACATTTATGATGACAGCGAAGAAAAAGGCTCCTCGGTCATCGAAATTGAGCCCGATGGAAAAGCCGCCGAGGAAATTCGCAATATCGCCGACGAGCTGTTAGCCATTCCGCCGGAAAACTCTTATGAGCTTAACTGA
- a CDS encoding PilZ domain-containing protein, producing MDENLDDFIERRRSLRVDLEAERIRLHWLDKAGNEHIDDGVCIDLSRRGILFEYSQPFALGELVSVTFHAGTDAQNTVKGQVCRCSESHPKSFHIAMQLI from the coding sequence ATGGATGAAAATCTGGATGACTTTATCGAAAGACGCAGATCACTGCGAGTCGATCTGGAGGCGGAGCGGATCAGGCTTCATTGGTTGGATAAAGCGGGCAATGAGCACATTGACGATGGTGTCTGTATCGATCTGTCCAGACGGGGAATTTTGTTTGAATACAGTCAGCCTTTTGCCTTGGGAGAACTGGTATCCGTGACCTTCCATGCCGGAACCGATGCCCAAAACACTGTAAAAGGACAGGTGTGCCGTTGCAGCGAGAGTCATCCAAAGAGTTTTCACATCGCTATGCAACTTATCTAG
- a CDS encoding YecH family metal-binding protein, translating to MNSSVHGHQVLQLLLEQTAPIQRNNLKALMQERFGKDARYHTCSAEGMDADALLNFLAAKGKFIESPQGLRTLESKICRH from the coding sequence ATGAATTCTTCGGTACATGGCCATCAGGTGCTGCAGTTGTTGCTGGAACAAACCGCTCCCATTCAGAGGAACAATCTCAAGGCACTGATGCAGGAGCGTTTCGGTAAAGACGCCCGTTATCATACCTGCAGCGCAGAGGGAATGGATGCCGACGCCTTGCTCAACTTCCTGGCCGCCAAGGGCAAATTTATCGAATCACCTCAGGGGCTGCGCACCCTTGAGAGCAAAATTTGCCGTCACTGA
- a CDS encoding YaeQ family protein: protein MALKASIFKVQLSIADMDRHYYQDHQLTIAQHPSETDERMMVRLLAFALNATDSLAFSKGLCVDDEPELWDRELNGDIRLWVEFGQSDEKWLRKASGRAGEVQLFAYGGRSVPIWWQQNQHAFNRYANLKVWEIPEEQVKEMAQLVSRSMKLGCNISDGIIYLSNDSASVMVEPKVLKPLAL from the coding sequence ATGGCCTTGAAGGCGAGTATTTTTAAAGTTCAGCTCAGTATTGCTGACATGGACAGGCATTATTATCAGGATCATCAACTGACCATTGCCCAGCATCCGTCGGAAACCGACGAGCGTATGATGGTGCGCTTGCTGGCTTTTGCGCTCAATGCCACTGACAGTTTGGCCTTCAGCAAGGGCTTGTGTGTCGATGATGAGCCTGAACTGTGGGATCGCGAGCTCAACGGTGATATTCGTTTGTGGGTCGAGTTTGGCCAGAGCGATGAAAAATGGCTGCGCAAGGCCAGCGGCCGCGCCGGCGAAGTGCAGCTGTTTGCCTATGGTGGCCGCAGCGTGCCTATATGGTGGCAACAGAATCAGCATGCCTTTAACCGTTATGCCAACCTCAAGGTGTGGGAGATACCCGAAGAGCAGGTGAAGGAGATGGCGCAATTGGTCAGCCGCTCAATGAAACTGGGCTGCAATATCAGCGACGGGATTATTTACCTGAGCAACGACAGTGCCAGTGTGATGGTGGAGCCCAAGGTGTTGAAGCCCTTGGCGCTGTGA
- the btsR gene encoding two-component system response regulator BtsR: MITCLIVDDEPFAREELAELLLQAGDIEILGQCGNAIEAMQAIAKLKPQLLFLDIQMPRISGMELIAMLDPDNMPRVVFVTAYDEFAVKAFDNHAFDYLLKPLDEKRLSQTLDKLRRDLRPQSLSAIAPQQLQHLPCFSGNRLKVVPVTEVEFVFSDLSGVHVATAREKVHTQLTLKLLEEKTPLLRCHRQYLVAPTAIAEIELLETGAEVTTRSGAKIPVSRRFLKPLKQLFGYQ; this comes from the coding sequence GTGATCACTTGCCTTATTGTCGATGACGAACCTTTTGCCCGAGAAGAGTTGGCAGAGCTGCTGCTTCAGGCCGGCGACATTGAAATTCTCGGCCAATGTGGCAACGCCATAGAGGCCATGCAAGCGATAGCCAAGCTCAAGCCTCAATTGCTGTTCCTGGATATTCAAATGCCAAGGATCAGCGGCATGGAGCTTATCGCCATGCTGGATCCCGACAATATGCCCAGAGTGGTGTTTGTTACCGCCTACGATGAATTTGCCGTCAAGGCCTTCGATAACCATGCCTTCGACTATCTGCTCAAACCCCTGGATGAGAAGCGCCTCAGCCAGACCCTGGATAAGCTTCGCCGGGATCTCAGGCCTCAGTCGCTGTCGGCCATAGCGCCGCAACAACTGCAACACCTGCCCTGCTTCAGCGGCAACCGTCTCAAGGTGGTCCCTGTCACCGAGGTGGAGTTTGTCTTCAGCGATCTCAGTGGGGTGCATGTGGCGACCGCCAGGGAGAAGGTTCATACCCAGTTAACACTGAAGCTACTGGAAGAAAAAACCCCGCTGCTCAGATGCCATCGCCAGTATCTGGTGGCGCCCACTGCCATTGCCGAGATAGAACTGCTGGAAACAGGCGCCGAGGTCACCACCCGCAGCGGCGCCAAGATCCCGGTATCGAGACGCTTTCTCAAGCCGCTGAAACAGCTGTTTGGTTACCAGTAA
- the secF gene encoding protein translocase subunit SecF: MLQILSFKGSINFLRHALPISIMSAVLVVASLASLATKGINWGLDFTGGTSVIMEFSKPANLDELRLALDTELTSGAVVQNFGSSRDVVVRLQVREGIKSDLQVKEVFAAAAKQDPAVQQKSVEFVGPQVGKELAEQGGLAVLVALICILIYVSFRFEWRLAMGSVAALAHDVIVTLGLFSFLQLEFDLTVLAGLLTVVGYSLNDTIVVFDRIRENFLKMRKATPVEVVNTSITQTMSRTIITTGTTLITVVALFLKGGTLIHGFATALLMGILVGTYSSIYVASFLAIKLGINREHMMPVEVEKEGADQPSLMP, translated from the coding sequence ATGTTGCAGATTTTATCATTTAAAGGCTCTATCAACTTCCTGCGTCACGCTCTGCCCATCAGTATTATGTCGGCAGTGCTGGTAGTGGCTTCCCTGGCTTCCCTGGCAACCAAGGGGATCAACTGGGGACTGGATTTCACCGGTGGCACCTCTGTCATCATGGAATTCAGCAAACCCGCTAACCTGGACGAGCTGCGTCTTGCCCTGGACACTGAGCTGACCTCGGGCGCCGTGGTACAGAACTTCGGCTCCAGCCGCGATGTGGTAGTGCGCCTGCAGGTGCGAGAAGGCATCAAGAGCGACCTTCAGGTCAAGGAAGTCTTCGCCGCTGCAGCCAAACAAGACCCGGCTGTGCAGCAAAAGAGTGTAGAGTTTGTCGGCCCTCAGGTCGGTAAGGAATTGGCAGAGCAGGGCGGCCTGGCGGTACTGGTTGCGCTTATCTGTATTCTTATCTACGTCTCTTTCCGGTTCGAGTGGCGTCTGGCCATGGGCTCGGTTGCCGCATTGGCGCACGACGTGATAGTGACACTGGGCTTGTTCTCCTTCCTGCAGTTGGAGTTTGACCTGACGGTACTGGCAGGCTTGCTGACCGTGGTGGGTTACTCGCTCAACGATACTATCGTGGTGTTTGACCGTATCCGTGAGAACTTCCTCAAGATGCGTAAGGCAACACCTGTGGAAGTGGTGAATACCTCAATCACCCAGACCATGAGCCGTACCATTATCACCACCGGAACCACGCTTATTACTGTGGTTGCGCTGTTCCTCAAGGGCGGCACTCTGATCCATGGCTTTGCCACGGCATTGCTGATGGGGATTTTGGTGGGTACTTACTCCTCCATCTATGTGGCGAGCTTCCTGGCAATTAAGCTTGGGATCAATCGTGAGCATATGATGCCGGTGGAAGTAGAGAAAGAAGGCGCCGATCAGCCCTCGCTGATGCCCTGA
- a CDS encoding phosphate-starvation-inducible protein PsiE gives MELYRKYGSKSLKAVEHLVLIVIAIATVVAIGQEIVHIFKMGAVALADLLLLFIYLEVLAMVANYAESGKLPVRMPLYIAIVALARYLILDMKSMEDWRIVAISISTLVLAATVIVIRWGQLKMPYPKNQEYDN, from the coding sequence ATGGAACTGTATCGCAAATACGGCTCTAAGAGCCTTAAAGCCGTCGAACATCTGGTGTTGATTGTTATTGCCATTGCCACAGTTGTCGCCATTGGCCAGGAGATAGTGCATATCTTCAAAATGGGGGCTGTGGCCCTTGCCGATCTGCTGTTACTGTTTATCTATCTGGAAGTGTTGGCAATGGTGGCCAATTATGCCGAGTCCGGCAAGTTGCCTGTACGTATGCCACTCTATATCGCGATTGTAGCTTTGGCCCGTTACTTAATTTTGGATATGAAGTCGATGGAGGATTGGCGCATAGTAGCCATTTCAATCTCGACCCTGGTACTGGCGGCAACCGTAATAGTGATCCGCTGGGGGCAGTTGAAGATGCCCTACCCCAAGAATCAAGAGTATGACAACTGA
- a CDS encoding rhodanese-like domain-containing protein: MTNSLDFMALVEQARGQVRELSIEEYQQDDGWQLIDVREDHEWLIDRLPLAKHLSRGILERDIAKRFPDKSAALLLYSGGGQRALLAALSLQQLGYRNVASLAGGYRAWCAHELPLVQD, encoded by the coding sequence ATGACAAACAGCCTTGATTTTATGGCCTTGGTCGAACAGGCAAGAGGCCAGGTCCGTGAGCTGAGCATTGAAGAGTATCAGCAGGACGACGGTTGGCAACTCATCGATGTACGTGAAGATCATGAGTGGCTCATAGATCGTCTGCCGCTGGCCAAACACTTGTCCCGCGGCATACTGGAGCGTGATATTGCCAAGCGATTTCCGGACAAGTCGGCCGCACTGTTACTCTATAGTGGCGGTGGGCAACGCGCCTTATTGGCAGCACTGAGCCTGCAACAGCTGGGATACCGAAATGTGGCCTCGCTTGCCGGTGGTTATCGAGCCTGGTGCGCCCACGAACTGCCTTTGGTACAGGATTAA